Part of the Urocitellus parryii isolate mUroPar1 chromosome 2, mUroPar1.hap1, whole genome shotgun sequence genome, AGGTTTGAGGGTTCTTGTGCTGTTCTTACAACTTCTCTGAAAATTTGCAATTATTTCACCACAAAGAGATACCGAAATATATGGCCTGATATGAAATGGATGATAGTAAAGTTTTAGTGTCAATTGCTTAAAGGCTGGGGGACACAGAAAAGACAAGatctgtttttaaaggaaatataaatcttTCCAGTAGCTCTAGCAAGAGGCAAGATCCTCGGGGCTCACAAGCTGCTCTCCAAGGTCCTGCTCTCCTCTGGGCAGAGGAACAAGAACCAGGCTCCAGAAATGTGATTAAGAATCACAATTAcaggctggcattgtggctcagcagtagacccccgaaatgtgtgaggccctgggttccatcctcagtacaatatcaacaaaataaagatgctgtgttcaactacaactaaaaaaaaaaattgtttttttttttaaagaagaagaaaaaagaatcacagCTAAATCTCAGGTTTTAATTTCAGGAAAtcagactaaaaaaaaatcttttagcaAACAAGGTTATTGCTAAATTAACCCTTTGCTGATCCCAAAGATGACAAATTCAGGGAAAATTTGAGggttttgtttgtctatttatgcAGATTCACTCAATGGATTTTGATGACACATGGCACCCTGCCACCCACCCTACGGGGGCTGTCCTTCCTGTCCTCATAGCTTTATCAGAAGCCCTGCCTCAAAGACCCAAGTTTTCTGGCCTCGACCTGCTGCTGGCTTTCAATGTTGGAATTGAAGTTCAAGGCCGATTAATGCATTTCTCAAAGGAAGCCAGTGACATACCAAAGAGGTATGGAGAGAATTTGTCCCATGGGCAAGCAGCCACATCCCCTTCACCTGCCAGGTTATATCTGTAGAGCTTTCTGGCTTAGAAGCTAGCTCAGCTGAAGATGTAAACATCAATGCTGGTGGATAAGGCAATTCCAGTCACTTACCAAACCCCATGTCAATATACAAGAGTGTGGTTTCAGAAGTGCTAGTGAAAACTTTCTTTGGATTTAAAGAGCCTATGAAACAATCAAGTCCATAAAATAAATTGGGGCCTCTCATTCCAAGGCGACTCACTGTAGCATTCATGAGACTTTGAGTATTCCTGCTCTCATCCTCAGAGCACAATCTACTCTGATATTCACATGGATCCCTCAGCCTAATTACAGCATTCAGAATATCCTAACCTTGACTGTTCATCCCATAGAACAAAAATGGCCAAATATTGGCTAATCATATAGttcaataacatttattttgccATGAGCTCCATCCTGCTAGGAGAGGAATACATTGGAATACCAGGTCGTGAACTTTGAGTTTCTACAAGGCCCTCAATTCTTAAAGGTTATTTCAGCAATCAGCAACTTCTGCCTTTCTGGAAATAATAGTACCATTTATAAAGAACTTTCTGGAAGTTAGTGTTCTAAACATGAGAATTCATTAAAAGCTCCCAAGCCTTATGCATAGACACTATTTTTATCTCCGAGAAACTGAATAGTTATTACTAAGATCACACAGCTATTAAGTGGAAGAGCAGAGATTTGAACTGGGGCAGTATGACTCAATTATTGCTCTTGAACACTATGAAATACTGCTCCCTGGTGGATGAAATTTTCAAACCTCCaattctgttttgcttttcagATTTCATCCCCCCTCCGTGGTGGGAACTTTGGGTAGTGCTGCTGCTGCATCCAAGTTTTTAGGGCTCAGCCTGACAGAGTGCCGAGAGGCCCTGGCTATTGCTGTTTCTTATGCTGGGGCACCCATGGCAAATGCTGCCACTCAGACCAAGCCCCTTCATATGGGCAACGCTGCCAGACACGGAATAGAAGCCTCTTTTCTGGCAATGACGGGTCTCCAAGGAAACAAGCAGATCTTggatttggagacagggtttggCGCCTTCTATACCAACTATTCCCCCAAAGTCCTTCCAAGTCTGGATTCTCATGCTTGGCTGCTGGACCAGCAGGACGTGGCCTTCAAGCGTTTCCCCGCGCACTTGGCTACCCACTGGGTGGCAGATGCAGCCGCATCTGTGAGAAAGCACCTGGTAGGTTTGGATAGAGCCTTGCTTCCTGCTGACCACATTGAGAGGATTGTGCTCAGGGTTCCAGACGTCCCATACGTCAACAGGCCCTTCCCAAACACGGAGCACGAAGCCCGTCATTCCTTCCAGTATGTGGCCTGTGTCATGCTGCTGGATGGTGGCATTACTGTCCCTTCGTTCCACCTACAGCAGATCAATAGGCCGCAGGTCAGAGAGTTGCTCAGGAAAGTGGAGCTGGAGCACCCTCGGGACAACCTGCCAAACTTCAACACACTGTACTGTGAGATGAGCGTCACCCTCCAGGGCGGAGCCACCTTCACCGAGCGCTCGGACACCTTCTATGGGCACTGGAGGAAACCACTGAGCCAGGAGGACCTACAGGAAAAGTTCAGAGCCAATGCCTCCAAGACACTGTCCTGCCACACAGCAGAAAGTCTCATAAAGACAGTAGAAAAGCTGGAAGACCTAGAAGACTGTTCTGTGCTCACCACTCTTCTGAAAGGACCCTCTCCTCCAGAGGCTTCCAGATTATCCAGCATGTAATCGGTGTGCTTAACAATGTCCCCGAGGCTCATCAGCATCTAAATAACTTTGCACAGGGTGGGGGTGTCAGTGATTTGCTTTATAAACCGGGGTCTGCTGGCCAGTCTGCCCAGGTACAAAGCAAAGTGTCAGAAGCGGTGCTTTGAATTAAGGTCTCTTATTTTCCGGGTACAGAGGAGCCTCCGCTGGGAATTCTTGGTGCAAAGGTGAgactgcccagttgctatggtgatgccctgTTCAAAGGAGGTTCCGTGCTTGCCACGGGACTCAGTCTTGACCCTGAATTTGGACACCAGCTGCCGGGGGTAGAGAATTATTAGTGCAAAAAAAGATCAGAATAATTGGCTTCCAAGAACTTTGACCTTGGACCTGTGCGCtctgaagaaactttctcacagaaAGCCCTTTTGAtgttaaaacctatataataaacatgccaAGCTAGCTCTGTGTCACTACATCTCCATCAGGGTGTAACGTCTCACCTGATCTCAGCTTTCcctctatgtgtgtctgtttgtcttttagAATTAATCCCCCCGTCTCCCCTCGCCAGGTTTTCTGAATTCATGGTGGTGCACTTCTCTCCAGCAAGGTGGAAAGAGTCCAGGAACAAAGTCATGTACGTTTGCAAGGAGTCTTGTGCTATAAATTTTGTAGGACTATCCAAATTGCCTTAATTAAGAcaataaatattcaagaaaaaatgattttataagcATTCACAAAAAGGGTGAATATTAAGTTACCTGTGATTTGCTTGTAATCTTTTCAGAGTAATTATTTATGAACTTAATGAACCTTCAAGCTTtagagaaagatgaccctgcatGCTGTTTGCCGCCACAGGGGTGGGGCTATGGTCTATTGTGCCACCACAGATTTCTCTGACAATGGGTATTGCCTGTCCCTCCACAGTGTAAGGGGTGTTTTGTGGGATCAATTGGTTTGATCCTGCCTCTGCTTGATGTATCTCTGAGGGTATTACCAAGTAGCCCTTGGCTTCTGTTTCCAGCAGTCTGGAAAAGTCTGTGGAGAATCATGGTTTTAACCTTTACA contains:
- the Acod1 gene encoding cis-aconitate decarboxylase, with the protein product MKSVTESFATLIHGLKVGHLTDGVIQRSKRMILDTLGVGFLGTSTEVFHKASQYSKIYSSNISSTVWGQPDFRLPPTYAAFVNSVAIHSMDFDDTWHPATHPTGAVLPVLIALSEALPQRPKFSGLDLLLAFNVGIEVQGRLMHFSKEASDIPKRFHPPSVVGTLGSAAAASKFLGLSLTECREALAIAVSYAGAPMANAATQTKPLHMGNAARHGIEASFLAMTGLQGNKQILDLETGFGAFYTNYSPKVLPSLDSHAWLLDQQDVAFKRFPAHLATHWVADAAASVRKHLVGLDRALLPADHIERIVLRVPDVPYVNRPFPNTEHEARHSFQYVACVMLLDGGITVPSFHLQQINRPQVRELLRKVELEHPRDNLPNFNTLYCEMSVTLQGGATFTERSDTFYGHWRKPLSQEDLQEKFRANASKTLSCHTAESLIKTVEKLEDLEDCSVLTTLLKGPSPPEASRLSSM